Proteins co-encoded in one Flavivirga eckloniae genomic window:
- a CDS encoding DinB family protein has protein sequence MILLNAQGELKSVEGYSPKIGIMVYMLEDLKDRITQQVKDLDQSQVDFLYDADANSIGSLIMHLVSTESYYQTATLKGREWTEDELTRFGVAGELNEEVKSILKGEPIRYYLDLWDEVREKTLNGLKTKDDTWFSSNIEEGLNYHYIWYHVMEHSANHMGQIATIKNRLPK, from the coding sequence ATGATACTGTTGAACGCACAAGGAGAGCTGAAATCAGTTGAGGGCTATTCACCAAAGATTGGCATAATGGTTTACATGTTAGAAGACTTAAAAGATAGAATTACCCAACAAGTTAAGGACTTAGACCAATCACAAGTTGATTTCTTATATGATGCTGATGCCAATAGCATAGGATCATTGATTATGCATTTGGTGTCTACGGAATCGTATTATCAGACCGCGACATTGAAGGGGCGAGAATGGACAGAAGATGAGCTAACGAGATTTGGTGTTGCAGGTGAACTTAACGAAGAAGTAAAAAGCATACTTAAGGGTGAACCTATTAGGTATTATTTGGATTTATGGGATGAAGTCCGTGAAAAAACCTTAAATGGACTCAAAACCAAAGATGATACTTGGTTCTCATCGAATATAGAAGAGGGATTAAACTACCACTATATCTGGTACCACGTGATGGAACATTCGGCTAACCATATGGGGCAAATAGCAACCATAAAGAACCGCTTGCCCAAATAA
- a CDS encoding polysaccharide lyase 6 family protein, translating to MKKYLHVFLLLLIVDVPAQIVSNNAELQNAISNAQAGTVIELADGTWVDVQISINVNATESQPCIIKAQNPGNVFFEGRSNVSIGGSYIIFEGVIFRNASGLISSNGRIEPVIEFRDTSNNDCVNCHVRNVKIDSYNGTVSQEEDIFKWVIIYGAYNEVSYCSFIGKNGVGSIINDNHNNSIPDYSKIHHNYFADRVPVNNDVNGLNDQDAIRIGVSTTSLSDSFTEVYDNFFNNWSGEVEIISNKSGSNKYYNNTFRNYQGTLTLRHGNNTEVYGNYFFGNNNSFSGGVRVIGEDHKVYNNYFEGLRYRKPNGSGSNTTGGINVSNGKPGSALNEYYQVKNVQIINNTFVNCDLGIRVGTTVNSSLTLAPENVIIANNIMLNSSISALQEITAPTGTSKYEGNITQNGNWDLTNGVNFNQTIASGLLTSGTDFYRLASGSDAIDAGVGAYSFLTKDILNGNRELSFDAGAEEFVSGGTAGPYKFVNVGSTIGFGALNTLSVSDVNLNKDVIKLYPVPANRELIISKNNANIGAIKIFDIQGKLLHTQNIQLNSTKIDISNFSSGVYILKTSKIAVRFVVE from the coding sequence ATGAAAAAATATTTACACGTGTTTTTACTATTATTAATTGTTGATGTACCAGCGCAAATTGTTAGCAATAATGCCGAGCTTCAGAACGCTATTTCAAATGCACAAGCAGGTACAGTTATTGAACTTGCTGATGGTACTTGGGTTGATGTGCAAATATCAATTAATGTGAATGCTACAGAGTCTCAACCGTGTATTATTAAAGCTCAAAATCCCGGAAATGTGTTTTTTGAAGGACGTTCCAATGTAAGTATAGGAGGCTCTTACATTATTTTTGAAGGCGTTATTTTTCGAAATGCATCAGGCCTTATTTCAAGTAATGGAAGAATTGAGCCGGTTATTGAATTTAGAGATACAAGCAATAACGATTGTGTAAATTGTCATGTAAGGAATGTGAAAATAGATTCTTATAATGGCACAGTTAGTCAGGAAGAAGACATTTTCAAATGGGTCATTATTTATGGAGCATATAACGAAGTGAGTTATTGCTCTTTTATAGGGAAAAATGGTGTGGGTAGTATAATTAATGACAACCATAATAACTCAATACCCGATTATTCTAAAATACATCATAACTATTTTGCTGATAGAGTTCCTGTAAATAATGATGTCAATGGATTAAATGACCAGGATGCCATACGAATTGGTGTAAGCACTACGTCGCTTTCCGATTCTTTTACAGAAGTTTATGATAATTTTTTCAATAATTGGTCTGGTGAAGTAGAAATTATTTCAAACAAAAGCGGAAGTAATAAATATTATAACAACACTTTTAGAAATTACCAAGGCACCTTAACTTTAAGACATGGGAATAATACTGAGGTTTATGGTAACTACTTTTTTGGAAATAACAATTCATTTTCGGGAGGTGTAAGGGTTATTGGGGAAGACCATAAGGTGTATAATAATTATTTTGAAGGTCTTAGATATAGAAAACCAAATGGATCAGGATCTAATACAACTGGAGGAATAAATGTATCTAACGGTAAGCCCGGATCTGCTCTTAATGAATACTACCAGGTTAAAAATGTACAAATAATTAATAATACGTTTGTTAATTGTGATTTAGGTATTAGAGTGGGAACAACTGTTAATAGTAGTTTAACTTTGGCGCCAGAAAATGTTATTATAGCCAATAACATCATGTTAAACTCTAGTATTTCTGCATTACAAGAAATTACAGCTCCTACGGGAACTTCAAAGTATGAAGGCAATATAACACAAAACGGAAATTGGGATTTAACCAATGGTGTGAATTTTAATCAAACGATAGCATCAGGGTTGTTAACTAGTGGAACTGATTTTTATAGACTAGCGTCCGGGAGTGATGCTATTGATGCTGGAGTAGGGGCGTATTCATTTTTAACTAAAGATATTCTCAATGGGAATAGAGAGCTAAGTTTTGATGCCGGTGCGGAAGAATTTGTATCTGGTGGTACAGCTGGTCCTTATAAGTTTGTTAACGTTGGCTCTACAATAGGTTTTGGTGCTTTAAATACATTATCTGTTAGTGATGTAAATTTGAATAAGGACGTTATTAAACTTTATCCAGTGCCAGCTAATCGTGAGTTGATTATTTCGAAAAACAACGCTAATATTGGAGCTATTAAAATATTCGATATTCAAGGAAAATTGCTTCATACACAAAATATACAACTGAATAGCACTAAGATTGATATTAGTAATTTTTCATCTGGTGTTTATATTTTGAAAACTAGTAAGATTGCGGTTCGTTTTGTTGTTGAGTAA
- a CDS encoding condensin complex protein MksE, with protein MENGYSSEITNNNPFAFLNNDEVQKYFANLNIDLLKGTHIDESHYYHFYLLENYFNELKDYYFTLYKLKLDKKTFENKTYYFLNFFLESKGVLSATTRHKELSPIQTITAITLLNMYYERQFEKYKIVSFSEIREKIEQSEFGHLYRKAFFKNPNRKVFSSKEWATVRTNIKNVITDFEQLGWVEKVTILNENDFNFVLKHTIHRFQLLYEYEITNLEVFLKSLKLEDDE; from the coding sequence ATGGAAAATGGATATTCAAGCGAAATAACAAACAACAACCCTTTTGCTTTTTTAAACAATGATGAAGTTCAAAAATACTTTGCAAACTTAAATATAGACCTTCTTAAAGGTACTCACATTGATGAGAGCCATTACTACCATTTCTATCTATTAGAAAACTATTTCAACGAATTAAAAGACTACTATTTTACCCTTTATAAACTAAAACTGGACAAAAAAACTTTTGAAAATAAGACCTATTACTTTCTCAATTTCTTTTTAGAATCAAAAGGAGTATTATCTGCCACAACAAGACACAAAGAACTTAGCCCAATACAAACTATTACGGCTATAACTTTATTAAATATGTATTATGAACGACAATTTGAAAAATATAAAATAGTCTCATTTTCAGAAATAAGAGAAAAAATTGAGCAAAGTGAATTTGGACATCTATACCGAAAAGCGTTTTTTAAAAACCCAAATAGAAAAGTATTTTCTTCCAAAGAATGGGCTACAGTAAGAACAAATATTAAAAATGTAATTACAGACTTTGAGCAACTAGGTTGGGTAGAAAAAGTAACTATACTAAATGAAAACGATTTCAACTTTGTATTAAAGCACACCATCCACCGTTTTCAATTATTATATGAATACGAAATAACCAACCTAGAAGTATTTTTAAAAAGTTTAAAGCTAGAAGATGATGAGTAA
- a CDS encoding S8 family peptidase, with product MNKINLIIDKPKLQAKSDSFSPSEEIIKEGTNAWDEAHKYRDKNKLDFYVEPEIDEELFDLDLQKKLILKSDKPNYLKTWPLPPDIDNKFVWHLENDYSELNLAREKVIQKINKEKCIRIAHIDTGYQPGHEALPKHLDTGISFVKDEIGKAAVDTTRGSFAEQDGHGTATMCILAGGEITFDGNGHYYKGYFGGIPFAEIIPIRISDTVALIRSQNFVKAVEYAIQKGCEVISMSMAGAPTREWAKVVNKAYEAGVTIVTAAGNSWNKGGQKLLPKKVLYPARWERVIAATGVTSNHFPYIFKAQLSNKSEGGETMQGNYGPKKAMKSAIAAYTPNTPWPTMNEAENNIYYRFDGGGTSTATPQVAAAAALWLSYYKEEIDEIIGDSSSDKWKKVEAVKYALFNSADKTTYRQWEKYYGNGILKANKALKIFPGFDILKRAKKSRATLNGILDLLGIMLRLKAKEITENEMAKEEMFSTELLQHLHINPNLHDYLDINDDGDENVFWTKEQKSRIVEVLLVSENTSEALKLRLKEL from the coding sequence ATGAATAAAATTAATTTAATCATTGACAAACCCAAACTTCAGGCTAAAAGTGATTCATTTTCGCCAAGTGAAGAAATAATAAAAGAAGGAACAAATGCATGGGATGAAGCCCATAAATATAGAGACAAAAACAAATTAGATTTTTATGTTGAGCCAGAAATTGATGAAGAGTTATTTGATCTTGATTTACAAAAAAAGCTAATTCTAAAATCAGATAAACCTAATTATTTAAAGACTTGGCCTTTGCCACCAGATATAGACAATAAGTTTGTTTGGCATTTAGAGAATGATTATTCAGAATTAAATCTTGCAAGAGAAAAAGTAATACAAAAAATCAACAAAGAAAAATGCATACGCATTGCACATATTGATACTGGATATCAGCCTGGACATGAAGCCCTGCCCAAACATTTGGATACAGGTATAAGTTTTGTAAAAGACGAAATAGGGAAAGCTGCAGTAGATACTACAAGAGGTTCTTTCGCTGAACAGGATGGACATGGCACAGCGACTATGTGTATATTAGCTGGAGGTGAAATTACTTTTGATGGAAATGGTCATTACTATAAAGGATATTTTGGAGGTATTCCATTTGCTGAAATTATCCCAATAAGAATATCAGATACTGTTGCTTTAATTAGATCTCAAAACTTTGTAAAAGCTGTTGAATATGCTATTCAAAAAGGATGTGAAGTAATCAGTATGTCAATGGCAGGAGCTCCTACAAGAGAATGGGCGAAAGTCGTAAATAAAGCATATGAAGCTGGTGTTACAATTGTTACTGCTGCAGGTAATAGCTGGAATAAAGGAGGTCAAAAACTATTACCTAAAAAAGTACTTTATCCAGCACGGTGGGAAAGAGTAATTGCAGCAACTGGTGTTACATCTAATCACTTTCCATATATCTTCAAAGCACAGTTGTCAAACAAATCTGAGGGCGGAGAAACTATGCAGGGTAACTATGGTCCAAAAAAAGCTATGAAAAGTGCAATTGCAGCTTACACGCCAAATACACCATGGCCAACAATGAATGAGGCAGAAAATAATATATATTATAGATTTGATGGAGGAGGAACTTCAACTGCAACACCTCAAGTCGCAGCTGCAGCTGCCTTGTGGTTAAGTTATTATAAAGAAGAAATTGATGAAATTATCGGTGATTCTTCAAGTGATAAATGGAAAAAAGTTGAGGCAGTTAAATACGCTTTATTTAATTCTGCAGATAAAACCACATATAGACAATGGGAGAAATATTATGGTAATGGTATATTAAAAGCGAATAAAGCATTAAAAATTTTTCCAGGTTTTGATATTCTAAAGCGTGCAAAAAAGTCCAGAGCCACTTTAAATGGAATTTTAGATTTATTAGGAATTATGTTAAGGCTAAAAGCTAAAGAAATTACAGAAAATGAAATGGCAAAAGAAGAAATGTTCTCTACTGAATTATTGCAACATTTACATATCAATCCCAATTTACACGATTACTTAGATATAAATGATGATGGTGATGAAAATGTATTTTGGACCAAAGAACAGAAAAGTAGAATTGTGGAAGTTTTATTGGTATCAGAAAACACATCTGAAGCCTTAAAATTGCGCTTAAAAGAACTTTGA
- a CDS encoding Lrp/AsnC family transcriptional regulator, which translates to MQIDKLNWAILTELQKDARMAVKDIAKTVGLSSPAVSERIQKLEDLGIIKGYTTKINIEALGYPLGVIISIKVRYGQTQNFMDFIKTVPEIFECYQLTGRDCMQMKGYVKNPSHLQNLNSRLAAYGEMTTSLVLSSVISDNVLDGEMPFSN; encoded by the coding sequence ATGCAAATAGATAAATTGAATTGGGCAATTCTTACAGAGTTGCAAAAAGATGCAAGAATGGCTGTCAAGGATATTGCAAAAACTGTCGGCTTATCGTCGCCCGCAGTTTCAGAACGAATTCAAAAACTAGAGGACCTAGGTATTATAAAAGGTTATACCACCAAGATCAATATAGAAGCATTAGGATATCCTTTGGGAGTAATTATCTCAATTAAAGTAAGGTACGGACAGACACAAAATTTCATGGACTTTATCAAAACCGTTCCTGAAATATTTGAGTGCTATCAACTAACGGGGCGTGATTGTATGCAGATGAAAGGCTATGTAAAAAACCCTAGCCATCTTCAAAATCTCAATAGTAGGTTGGCCGCTTACGGTGAGATGACCACGTCACTTGTTTTATCCTCCGTGATTTCTGATAATGTATTGGATGGTGAAATGCCATTTTCAAATTAA
- a CDS encoding caspase family protein produces MNLVNAYALLIGVGSDLPVTIADATAIAEVLGDSDKAAYDKENIILLTEKEANRVNVLNALNKISEKTLGIDDATVIIYYSGHGGVYSDEMDNSVKENYYLLTNGYDRNNRSETMVKGSEFSKAIDKISAKKLLVMLDCCHAAGMIQKGQPLLKSKSPDNELVNSNIELLKKLESGEGKVFLTSCDDDEQSVILPDSKNSLFTEVILEALEGKASSSDKYVNVIDLLYHVFKQVPERVLQFNHKQRPIINKIEFLSPDYFICKSAQYVNGKDEIKLKSSTDYDKIKTLLEQYNLDNSHSTINIENIIDNIVSDEHDVNCKEQIKEIEILVFKGETYKAIKKFYELTEICYQDYIKDARFIAYKYNSLFKEKMAGVLEDGFYQRELLKIIRDLEYRLSMCD; encoded by the coding sequence ATGAATTTAGTAAATGCATATGCCCTACTAATCGGTGTTGGTTCTGATTTACCTGTTACAATTGCAGATGCTACCGCAATAGCAGAAGTTTTAGGAGATTCTGATAAAGCAGCATACGACAAAGAAAATATCATTTTGTTGACTGAAAAAGAAGCAAATAGGGTAAATGTTCTTAACGCTTTAAATAAAATTTCAGAAAAGACTTTAGGAATTGATGATGCTACAGTTATTATATATTATTCTGGACACGGAGGTGTTTATTCGGATGAAATGGATAATTCGGTTAAAGAAAATTATTATTTGCTAACCAATGGGTATGATAGAAATAATAGATCTGAAACCATGGTAAAAGGAAGTGAATTTTCAAAAGCCATAGATAAAATTTCTGCAAAAAAACTGTTAGTGATGCTTGACTGTTGTCATGCTGCAGGAATGATCCAAAAAGGGCAGCCCCTTTTAAAATCGAAAAGTCCAGATAATGAACTTGTAAATTCTAATATTGAGTTGCTAAAAAAACTTGAAAGTGGAGAAGGTAAAGTGTTTCTAACTTCTTGTGACGATGATGAACAATCTGTTATTTTACCAGACTCAAAAAATAGCCTTTTCACAGAGGTTATTCTTGAAGCATTGGAAGGGAAAGCAAGTAGTAGTGATAAGTATGTCAATGTAATTGACCTGTTATATCATGTATTCAAACAAGTTCCTGAACGTGTGCTACAATTTAATCACAAACAAAGACCAATAATAAACAAAATTGAATTCTTGAGCCCAGATTATTTTATATGCAAATCTGCTCAATATGTAAATGGCAAAGATGAAATTAAACTGAAATCATCTACAGACTATGATAAAATCAAAACCTTATTAGAACAGTATAATTTAGATAATAGCCACAGTACAATAAATATTGAAAATATTATAGACAATATTGTATCAGATGAACATGATGTAAATTGTAAAGAACAGATAAAAGAAATTGAAATTTTAGTTTTTAAAGGTGAAACTTATAAAGCAATCAAGAAATTTTATGAATTAACCGAAATTTGTTATCAGGATTATATAAAGGATGCTAGATTTATTGCATACAAATACAATAGTCTTTTTAAAGAAAAAATGGCAGGTGTTCTAGAAGATGGGTTTTATCAGAGAGAACTTCTAAAGATTATAAGAGATCTAGAATACAGATTAAGCATGTGTGATTAA
- a CDS encoding leucine-rich repeat domain-containing protein — MSKTTIKPKIILIKKDLNKIPEDALKEKNLLKLKLINNEIKNVPKEIENLKRLETFDISNNSIIHTYTKIFELQKLKILNLNNNRIINIPRQIGNLKKLKKLQLSNNRLKQLPKEIEQLKNLKELNISYNKFDTFPEEIYELKQLKTLWMGGNYFEVLPIEKLLTQLPSLKNIYTYSNIKYHNKNGQIDNNYIRLSKIRGNSYAIFKQKPKDIIINEISSTLKKMTTYIIKGELKNFFESVSNHETLFQPSELKSIYSLQTQWNILENEIHTNIISIDDETIKKNKIINGLLGIVLKS, encoded by the coding sequence ATGTCTAAAACCACCATAAAGCCAAAAATTATATTAATTAAAAAAGATTTAAATAAAATACCAGAAGATGCATTAAAAGAAAAAAACTTACTTAAACTTAAACTAATAAATAATGAAATTAAAAATGTTCCTAAGGAAATTGAAAATCTGAAAAGATTAGAAACTTTTGATATTTCAAATAATTCAATTATACACACTTATACAAAAATTTTTGAACTTCAAAAATTAAAAATTCTAAATCTTAATAATAATAGAATTATAAATATCCCAAGGCAAATTGGCAATTTAAAAAAACTAAAAAAGCTTCAATTATCGAACAATCGTCTTAAACAATTACCAAAAGAAATTGAACAATTAAAAAATCTAAAAGAATTAAATATATCTTACAATAAGTTTGATACCTTTCCTGAAGAAATATATGAATTAAAACAACTTAAAACATTATGGATGGGAGGTAATTATTTTGAAGTATTACCTATTGAAAAATTACTAACTCAACTACCTAGTTTAAAAAATATTTACACTTACAGTAATATAAAATACCATAATAAAAATGGCCAAATAGATAATAATTATATAAGATTATCAAAAATCAGAGGTAATTCCTATGCTATTTTTAAACAAAAACCAAAGGACATAATTATTAATGAAATTTCCAGTACTTTAAAAAAGATGACCACCTATATTATCAAAGGTGAACTAAAAAATTTCTTTGAATCAGTATCCAATCACGAAACACTTTTTCAACCAAGTGAACTGAAAAGTATCTATAGTTTACAAACTCAATGGAATATTCTTGAAAATGAAATTCATACAAATATTATAAGTATAGATGACGAAACGATTAAGAAAAATAAAATTATTAATGGACTGTTAGGAATAGTTTTAAAAAGTTAG
- a CDS encoding GNAT family N-acetyltransferase, giving the protein MIKIQIAKEADTAILALLGRLTWAESHGHYIADKNNLLEYLNSNFSISKTKQEINNPKNLFYIIYVDDLPVGYAKLVVNAINESVASQNNCRLERIYIQNEFIPLKIGQQLLTFVEEKAKALQLDTMWLTVYIKNKRAIRFYERNEFKNVGELNFLVNGKEYENIVFSKNI; this is encoded by the coding sequence ATGATTAAAATACAAATAGCTAAAGAAGCAGATACAGCCATTTTAGCACTTTTAGGAAGACTAACATGGGCAGAATCTCATGGTCACTACATAGCTGATAAAAACAATCTATTAGAATACCTAAACTCGAATTTTTCAATTTCTAAAACGAAACAAGAGATAAACAATCCTAAGAACCTTTTCTATATTATTTATGTCGATGATTTACCTGTTGGTTACGCAAAATTAGTAGTAAACGCTATAAACGAAAGTGTTGCTTCTCAAAACAATTGTCGTCTTGAAAGGATCTACATCCAAAATGAGTTTATACCCTTAAAAATTGGACAACAACTTCTAACTTTTGTTGAAGAAAAAGCTAAAGCACTACAATTAGATACGATGTGGCTAACTGTTTATATAAAAAATAAGAGAGCCATTAGATTCTATGAAAGAAATGAATTTAAAAACGTTGGAGAATTAAATTTTCTTGTCAATGGAAAAGAATATGAAAATATAGTTTTTTCAAAAAATATATAA
- a CDS encoding zinc-ribbon domain-containing protein, with protein sequence MFLHFGIRASKLKEKRIRGNTTCPNCESQNSFIATTFGKYLHVFWIPLFPLSKTTILECKHCKKSYNQNEIPTEINKALLKENKLNPVKAPLWHGCGGLILIVLFLVVFIFIMTNESEADPIKIDPMTKLLMDDIVKVSSSPTIETDSISFYLKPCINSSIEGIKTNEIKYYSKIKKNKLLVLLKVMDMKKIEKSSRKELLFAVEDCLLDLGLLETYDCYIGVKGKWNMLLVKTPYNSDLGGRFANMNFLLPFYDNDSIPTIN encoded by the coding sequence ATGTTTCTACATTTTGGAATCAGAGCATCTAAACTAAAAGAGAAAAGAATACGAGGCAATACGACATGTCCTAATTGTGAAAGTCAAAACTCTTTTATCGCTACAACATTTGGGAAATATTTGCATGTATTTTGGATTCCATTGTTTCCATTATCAAAAACAACAATTTTAGAATGTAAGCATTGTAAGAAATCTTACAACCAAAATGAAATTCCAACCGAAATTAACAAAGCACTTTTAAAGGAAAATAAATTAAATCCAGTTAAAGCACCTCTATGGCACGGTTGCGGTGGCCTAATACTAATTGTTTTGTTTCTAGTTGTATTTATATTCATAATGACAAATGAAAGTGAGGCTGATCCAATAAAAATAGATCCTATGACTAAGCTTCTGATGGATGATATTGTTAAAGTTTCATCAAGTCCAACTATTGAAACAGACTCTATCTCATTTTATCTAAAGCCATGTATAAATTCATCTATAGAGGGTATAAAAACGAATGAAATAAAATATTATTCTAAAATTAAAAAGAATAAGCTATTAGTTTTATTAAAAGTAATGGATATGAAAAAAATAGAAAAATCATCCAGAAAAGAACTTTTATTTGCTGTTGAAGATTGCTTACTTGATCTTGGTTTACTTGAAACTTATGACTGTTACATTGGTGTGAAAGGTAAGTGGAATATGCTTTTGGTTAAAACACCATACAATTCGGACTTAGGTGGTAGATTTGCAAATATGAATTTTTTGCTACCGTTTTACGACAATGACTCAATACCCACTATAAATTAA